The following is a genomic window from Parus major isolate Abel chromosome 14, Parus_major1.1, whole genome shotgun sequence.
GCCAGGGTGCCAACCCTTGGGCCAAGGTCGCCGGCTCCAAGTTCACCCGGGACTTCATCCTCATCTCCGAGTTCTCGGAGCAAGTGGggccccagcccctcctgacCATCCCCGATGACGCCAAAGTGTCGGGCACCTTCGAtctcaattatttttccctgcGGATCATGTCTGTGGATTATCAGGCATCCTTCGTGGGGCACCCTCCCGGCTCTGCCTACCCGAAGCTGAACTTTGTGGAGGATTCCAAGGTGGTGCTGGGGGACTCCAAGGAAGGGGCCTTTGCCTACGTGCACCACCTGACCCTGTACGACCTGGAGGCCAGGGGCTTTGTCAGGCCCTTCTGCATGGCTTACATTTCTGCTGACGAGCACAAAATCATGCAGCAGTTTCAGGAACTCTCCACCGAGTTCTCCAAAGCCTCCGAATGCCTGAAGACGGGGAACCGGAAAGCTTTTGCCAACGAActggaaaagaaactgaaagacCTTGACTACACCAGGACCGTCCTGCACAACGAGACTGAGCAACAGAAGAAAGCCAACGACAAGGGGTATTACACGACCCAGGCCATTGAGAAGGCCAACGAGCTGGCCAGTGTGGAAAAGTCAATCATCGAGCACCAAGACCTGCTGAGGCAAATCCGGTCGTATCCCTACAGGAAGCTGAAGGACTCTGAATTCCACCCCTACGAGCCAGACTGTGCCCTGGACCGGGCTGACGTGGGCAGCGATCAGGACCCGACTGCCTCTGACCCCGCTGAGCCCGGTGAAACTGCCCTTTACACCCACGTGCCATCCTACACCCCCAAACTCATCAAAGCCAAGTCTGCCAAGTGCTTTGACAAGAAGCTGAAGACACTGGAGGAACTGtgtgatgtttattttttcacccAGACCCTTGACCAGTTGCACCATATCGAGAGGACTTTTCGAGGTGATGTGTGTTACCTCTTGACAGAGCAGATAAGCCGGGCTCTCCTAAAGCAACAGAGTGTCACCAACTTCCTCTTTGAGGATGTGTCTTTCCTGGATGAAAAACCTCCTGAAAAGCAGTACAGAGGCTGCCAGGGGCTCGGCCAAGATGCCACAGATGAAAAGTGTTCAGAAGAGTCCCTTGCTCCTAAAGTAGTCATCAGCCTGGGCTCTTACAAGTCCAGTGTGGAGTGCGTGCCCATCAAGATGGAGCAGGAAATTGAGGACTCCGAAGGACCCAAAATGTCTGAGTCCATGATGTCTGAGCACCAGGAGAACCTGGACTATCTGGATGCAGATATCAAAGGCAGCATCAGTAGCGGGGAGAGCATCGAGGTGCTTGGAACGGAGAAATCGGGATCTGGGCTGACAAAATCGGAGAGCCAGGCCAGCCTGCCCGTCATTCCCAGCCCCCAGGCCGGCCGGAGCAAGGTGGGCAGCCGGCGCACGGTCAGCGAGGACAGCATCGAGGTGCTCAGCACATGTCCCTCCGAGTCCCTCATCCCAGAGGATTTCAAAGCGAGCTACCCAAGTGCCATTAACGAGGAGCCCCACGCGGATGACGACCAGGGAGGCCTTCGCTTCACCCCCAGACTGAACCCGGGCGTCGATGATGGGCAGGATGACATCTCAAAGCAGGAAAGCTTAGTGCAGGTGGATGCTGCCTGTTGTATCGGGAAGGAGAGCCCCAACTTCCTGGAGCCGCTGCCCGAGCTGGGGCAGAAGCCGTGCGAGGAGGACGGGGTGGTGCGGATCCCCCCGCAGCCGTACCGGCCGGCCGAGCAGGGGCTGCGCGGGGGCTTCCCCTGCCACGACAGCCTCTCGGGGGGGCTCCTGCCCTACGAGCTCGATTCGCGCTACCTGAcgggcagcagggaggtgagTAAGAGCAGCCTGGACGAGTGCTCGGACTCCACGAGCTACATCAGCAGCGCCGCCTCCACGTGCTCCGACAGGACCCCCTCTCCCGCCCACCTGGGCTGCGCGGCCGGGGACAGGCACAGGAAGAAGGCCGGGCAGAACGCGCTGCGCTTCATCCGCCAGTACCCCTTCGCCCACCCCGCCATCTACTCCCTGCTCAGCGGGAGGACCCTGGTCGTGCTGGGGGAGGACGAGGCCATGGTCAAGAGGCTCGTGACGGCGCTCTCCATCTTCGTGCCCAGCTGCGGCGCGTACGCCAAGCCCGTGAAGCACTGGGTCACCTCTCCTCTGCATTTGGTGGATTTCCAGAAGTGGAAGTTGGTTGGACTCCAGAGGTAAAATCAAGGATCTGTTTGCTAGAGTAGGGTTGAGGTGTGTGGTAAGAACTTCCATTTCAGAGGGCAGTGGTTGTGTATGGGATCTTAATTGTCAGCATAGCTGACACAGATTTCTGCTGGTGggatttattttggaaaagtaGTCTTGTCTCCTCGTATCCAGCCTCACTTGAGAGTTAATGTTTGTAACATCTGCTGGGCATTTGCTGCCTGCCTCAGGTGAGTTACTTGCCCAGGAGATTTCTGCCTGGCAAAGCAGAGAACAAACACCTGAGTCCTGCTGGGTTCCTGAATGATCTGATAGGAGTGTTCCTGGAGTCCCTTGTGCACTCTGCTTTGCCATCTCCTACTGGAACTCTTCTCACATTTCTAGCTGGAATTTTAGGGTAaatggtgctgtgctggaggggagGGTTTTTTCTTGTGGAGCCTATTGAGCAGGTGATGAGATCTGTAGGTCAGAATTGGAGTGCAGCACCTTGGTCTGTGCTGGTGAGGAAGAAAGGCCCCTGGAAGTGTGCAGGAGCAGTGTTGGGATTGTAGGAAAGCTGTGCTGAGAGTGAGAACTGTCCCAAAAACAAGTGCCCCTTCCCAACACCCAGAACTGTGGCTTCACAGCTCATATTAGCAGAGAGTGTTTGCTCAGCCCAAGGGCCCTGCCCTTGTTGACAttatgaaaaggattttttggTGTGTTCCAGGATGTGTTCTGTGCTTTGGGTGCAGGTATGGCAGGGGATGGCCATTGCTGTCACCAGTGTGGAAAACATGAGTCAGAGTGTCAGgcagtgctcagagctggaacagctcctgcaggagcgTTtataaacagcaggaaaattaaaacacagaagcCTCCTTTCTTAGATGCAGGGTATTGTATTTCTGGGAGATGTGGATGGTGAAATGATCCAAAACTCTGAGTTTGCTctcatttctgtgcttgtgAGGCAGGATGACAGCTCTGCCAACAGCTGCTTGCAAGCTCTCTGTCAGTGAGgtttttaaaaaccccaagTGTTTACTCTTTGCTCAGTGTTTGTGGTTTGATGCAatttttataaacagaaatctttatttaagAACTGCCTGTAACATGTGTCAGTCATTTCAGCTCTCCTCCGTGGAATGTTAATTAAATGTTCAGTTTAATGTGGGTGCTCTCCACAAACCATTTGTAGGAATGGCTCTGGGAAGGAATTTAGAGGCTGAACTATTTATTCCAGTAAGGATCCTGTGTCTCCTAAGGCAAGGTGCTGCCTGGGCACACGGGCAGCCCCTCCACCAGTTGGGGCTCCCAGTTTGAGGCTGGGAGCCATATCTGAGCCCAGCAACTGTCACCACAAAGAATGGAGGAGATGAAGGGTTTGCTGCGTAGGTTTGTGATTTGCATTTCAATAACACTAGGTTAAGCTTGGTGGGTAATTGGATGGTTGTGAGCATGCTGTGGGTTTGCACCTGAGTGACAAAtagccaggccaggctcagaCACAGAATGTTGCGGGTTAAGGATGGTTCTCTTGTAGGAAATTCAGAAGGTTCTTTGACCACCTCAGAGCAGCCCCCTCTCAAAGCAATTTGGGGGGAATGTGAAGCTCTTGGAAAGGGGCGACTGCTTTGGGTTTCTGAGTCACACTGAGAGGCTTCCAGCTGCTGTAAGATGTGTCTGTTCACCAGGGATGTCCCATCGCTCCCTCTCCATGTCACCGAGGGAGGAAGCTGACCTGAAGTGTGGTGGTTTATGCTGTAGCATGCACAGTACAGATCAGGGCATGTGGGGATCCAGGGAACGGAGCTTTCTTTGGGATCTGGCAGGCTGGAGAACCTATTTGTCCCCCCCTAGGCTATTTTCACCCACAGAGGTCTTGCACCAGCTCATCCTCATAGAGGGGAAACTACACAGGATACAAGGCACAGAGACACACCCTGCTGCTTAATTATGTCTGCCCTCCATCCCTGACCTCTCTCTTGCTGTTGCAGGGCAGTGTCCCCTGCTGGGGTGAATGTGCTGCACGCCCTGAGCCGCTACAGCCGCTACCTGAGCATCCTGGACGCCGACAGCAAGACCCTGCGCTGTCCCCTCTACAAGGGCACCGTGGTGGCCCGGCTGGCCGACCACCGCACGCAGATCAAGCGTGGCAGCACCTACTACATGCACGTCCAAAGCATCCTCACCCAGCTGTGCTCTAAAGCCTTCCTCTTCACCTTCTGCCATCATTTGCACCTTCCCATCAGCGAAAGGGAACCGGAGGAATCCGTTGTGAATCGCAGGATGAACTTCCTAAAGCTTCAACTGGGCCTTGCCAACGAAGATATCAAAATCGTGCAGTACTTGGCCGAGCTGCTGAAGCTGCACTACATTCAGGAACCGGGGCAGGGGGGGAACCCCCTGCTCAGATTTGACTATGTTCCCAGCTTTTTGTACAAAATCTAGCCTTGCACAGGCTGTGTGCCCGCGTGCTCGGAGTCTGACAGAGCCCATCCGTGCTTGACATTGCCGCTGCCTGCAGTAGTTCTCACACGTCGGGAAGGGGCCGAGGTCTCGGcgtctctgctctgcagaaatccGGGTCTGCGGGGGCGGATTTCTGGTGATCCCTGTAGCCAAAAGCGTAAAAATCACATAAACCATCGGGCACTCTGTAAATGTTAGAAGGGGCACTGTTCAAGTGGATCACAGCAGCGTCCCAGGGGGGTTATGGCATATGGGGAGGTTGGGCTATCTCGGGGATCAATACTGACTAGTGTACAGCCCCCCACAGAGCACAGTGTCCTGCACTCTTCTGCCTGAGCACTGTCAGTCCCTTGCACGGGGCCAGGGCTGTGACCAGAGGTGTAAAGGCCGTGTGAAGTTTTGTATCCACTGATGTGTCTGTCATGTGAGTGTAGCTCAGAGCCCCTTGGCAGGGCGGCAGCTGACAGCTTTGTGCACAGCCAGTGGAGGATGTCCCTCATCTTCCTGAGTTTCTGAGCACTTCCCAGGGTAGGTTGTCCCTGGGTGAgtgggagcacagcagaggcacagatGCTTCTCTCCAGAAGGGGTTTCCCGTTTCTCCAGCTTGGTTAGAATCAGGAAGGTGGAAGCACTCCCTAGCGCTGGCGAGCCCCGAGGGCTGGCCGCTGTGAATGTAGAGCACTGTGCCTTGTTCATTTGTCACGCCCCATTTGTCGGGCCGCCTTCGAGCAGGCTGGAGGGAAACTGGGGAATCCTCAAAGCGTTTGAGGGCAGGGGTGgcattttaaagacagaaggGAACTGAAGGAGGGTGAGGGCCCTCTTTTTAGGTGCTTTTCGTGATGGGGAAATGATGTGATTCAGCTGGAGCCACACTGTGAGACAGCAGGCTGTTAACCACAGGCTGCCTGGCTGGTGAGGTACAAGTGCTCAGGACAGTTTGGGGATGAATGTACTGGATTCTATGTTCTATCTAtaatagtttatttatttattattttttttttttttgctgggaaGTTGGCATTTGTGCTTTGTGGTAAAACAGGGCTGGCATTGCTGcgtgctgctcctggctgagccATGGTCACTTCATGACTacctctcctggggctcctaGGTGGCTCTGGGTAGGGCAgaactgctgctctctgagccTGGGTACTGagagcttttcctttcaaagctTCTGTGCCATAAAGGATGTACCACCAAGGTGGTGACACTCCCAGATCGTTCCTGTCAGTGCTGAAAGTTTTGTGCCCAGGCACAGCACTTCCCTCTGGAGTCTTGTAGGTGATTCTgggcccaggctgctctgcccgGTGCCATGTGGCAGTAGCAGCTCCCAAGGTACTTCTAAGTAAGAAAAGTCTTGCTAGGAAAGATAATCTTGGTTTTAATTCGTTTTAATGCTGATTATGGGGTGAGAACAGCTAAGATCATACAAGAGCTGATCTGTTctttggtttgttgggttttttttaaacttctttttatgGTAATAATGTGAGGCAGCTTTGGAGATGAATGTGATCTTCCTTCTGAGCCCAGGAAGTTTCTGTGTACAGCCTGGGGTTCCCCAGCGAGGCTTAGACCCCACTGAAACTTGCTGTGAGACCTGCACTCCTCCAAAACCATGTCCTAGAGGCAGGGAGGCTCCGTGGGGAGGCTGTCATTTTGCACCAGCATCTGTGCCTCAGGATCatgccacctcctcctctgctctggagagggCTCTCTGGGGTAGAAACCAACAGGGCAGAAAGGCTGTTTTTAAGGCTATTGCTATTTGTGGTGGCTCAGCCAAGTTGGCCTTGTGGTTCTCTCCAGAGGGATTTCCTGGGTCAAGGGTTGCTTGTGATGGTGATTTGAGGTTGTGGTTGGAAGCAGTGTGGCGTGGCCTTTGCTGAAGGTGAGCAGTGTCTCTGTGGGGCTGCTCACCTTTACAGCATGTTCAAAGCCTTTTCCTGTCCTACCTGTGCCCTCCTGTCTCATGTGAACTGAGTCTGCTGGTGAAAGGCCTCCCTGTCCATCAAATTGGCTTTCTGAAGTGATTCAAGGTGCCCCCTGGTTGATTCATGCACACCCAAACTTCCACTCTGAAGCTGAGGTGAGATTCCCTGGGGGAAGAGGCATCTTGGTAGATGAGTAATGCAGGTGACACCAGACAGATGAAAGCTCCCAGcatcctgctctggagctcaAAACAGGAGCTTGTTTCCTGCTGAGAAGCAGTCTAGTGCTGTTTGGGTTtaagaagggagggagggagggagggacagacttttttcctgctgactCACTCACGTCTTCCTCCAGCACGGAGTGGCACAGATGACTAATGGTGGCTCATCTTAGTCACAGTGGTCCTGACCTGTGGTGTTCAGCTGTGCTCATAAATTGATAAATAACTCACTTCTTGCTCCCTCTGTCCAACCTGTAGTATCTGATTTTCAAGGCCGTGTTGAGCAATACTTGCACTACCACCTGTCTGACCTGCTTCACCTCTCTGCCACAAAGCAGCTCTGACTGGGGAGCTTGGCTGGAACATTACCTGATTCCCAACGGGAGCTCTGGGATTatctgcagctgggagcagtggaGAAACACACCCTGGAGTGCTTGTCCCCCTCTCAGCAGTGTAACTTCTGAATGTGGACTGGAAAGGAGGCGTTAACACTGGTCTGTGCATTTGGAGCCCTCTGTGCTTGTGGTGGCAGAAACTGGGGGGATTCTGAGCACAGCTGGTGTTTGGGAGCTGAATTCCTCTTTCCTCTGTAATATCTCTGTCTCTGTTGTTCTGCTCCTGTACAGTACAAATCCCTGTATTGGCACTTTAGGACTTTCCCCTGTCTCTCCAGTTTCTGATAC
Proteins encoded in this region:
- the SMCR8 gene encoding guanine nucleotide exchange protein SMCR8 — translated: MISAPDVVAFTREEELEDDLYREPPLPEEYSVPLFPFTGQGANPWAKVAGSKFTRDFILISEFSEQVGPQPLLTIPDDAKVSGTFDLNYFSLRIMSVDYQASFVGHPPGSAYPKLNFVEDSKVVLGDSKEGAFAYVHHLTLYDLEARGFVRPFCMAYISADEHKIMQQFQELSTEFSKASECLKTGNRKAFANELEKKLKDLDYTRTVLHNETEQQKKANDKGYYTTQAIEKANELASVEKSIIEHQDLLRQIRSYPYRKLKDSEFHPYEPDCALDRADVGSDQDPTASDPAEPGETALYTHVPSYTPKLIKAKSAKCFDKKLKTLEELCDVYFFTQTLDQLHHIERTFRGDVCYLLTEQISRALLKQQSVTNFLFEDVSFLDEKPPEKQYRGCQGLGQDATDEKCSEESLAPKVVISLGSYKSSVECVPIKMEQEIEDSEGPKMSESMMSEHQENLDYLDADIKGSISSGESIEVLGTEKSGSGLTKSESQASLPVIPSPQAGRSKVGSRRTVSEDSIEVLSTCPSESLIPEDFKASYPSAINEEPHADDDQGGLRFTPRLNPGVDDGQDDISKQESLVQVDAACCIGKESPNFLEPLPELGQKPCEEDGVVRIPPQPYRPAEQGLRGGFPCHDSLSGGLLPYELDSRYLTGSREVSKSSLDECSDSTSYISSAASTCSDRTPSPAHLGCAAGDRHRKKAGQNALRFIRQYPFAHPAIYSLLSGRTLVVLGEDEAMVKRLVTALSIFVPSCGAYAKPVKHWVTSPLHLVDFQKWKLVGLQRAVSPAGVNVLHALSRYSRYLSILDADSKTLRCPLYKGTVVARLADHRTQIKRGSTYYMHVQSILTQLCSKAFLFTFCHHLHLPISEREPEESVVNRRMNFLKLQLGLANEDIKIVQYLAELLKLHYIQEPGQGGNPLLRFDYVPSFLYKI